Genomic window (Branchiostoma lanceolatum isolate klBraLanc5 chromosome 13, klBraLanc5.hap2, whole genome shotgun sequence):
TCATCCAGAAAATATGTCTTAGTTATTACACTTTATGTAAAGGCAACCCTGTGAGCATACAGATTTTGAATATCAATGTGTTTTAATTTCAATCAGTAGAAAAGTATCCTTTGAGTGTCCAAATGTCAAAAATAAATCAGAAAAGGattgaagaaacaaaatcattagTTGTTTGTTATTGTGAACAACTTTCAATAAACAGAGAGCCATTTTGTCTAAGAAATATTGTCATATGTCAATCGAACTGCAAAGTGTAACAGGTCAGTATCAGCTCAGTGCCAATGCATACACTGCACAGTCCTTCCCTGTTGTCTTAGACTCCTATGCCACTGGGCGCTAACAAGAGAAGTGTTTTCCACATTCCACAACAGCTTAGCAAACCTGGGGCTGTCATCAGCCCAACATGCCCAGCCAGGTCACCCTCAGGTCAACATTTACAGCCTGGACTTCTCCTCAGGTTTCTCCCAACAGTCCACATTTAGATTAGATGATGTCAGAATTGGGCCACCAACACACAGGCCACAGCACCTGCTACTGTAGGGCTAGGAGACAGAAGGACCTGACTTTTAAGTTTAGATAGGAGATAGCCTGTTTTTTGTGGTGGGAAGGGGgtgcctgggtaccatcctctttAGTAACCGCTGGCTAAATCTTTTCATCACCAACACACAGCACCCGCTACTGTAGGAGATGGAATGACCTACCTTTAAAGTTTAGATAGGAGACAGTTTGTTTTTATACAGTCTGTTGGTCCATCACAACAAGGACCTTGTACCAACAGGTAGTTAATAAATGTCAGTACAGGGAAAGAACCAAAGAATGTTTTAAGATAGAATGTCATGGCCATTGTTTTCTGTCCGTCTTTCACATTGTTGATTATTGTAAGGTCATGTTGGACCTCAAAAGGAAAAGAACAGTATCAATAGAACATGATGGATATTGTTGCTGTTCACCTGTGCTCCTGTTTATTCTGGACAAAAGGTAGAATTTAAACATTGCTCAGTCTGTTTTCCTTGGATCAGGTGCTATGTATACAAATTGCAACGTTTATGTTCCTACTGTTGAACTTGTAAGAGAACGCACGTCTTTGCATGAAGATAATGCAACCATGGTATTGTGAATGTGATCTATCGTCAACATTACCTTTCCATGCTACTGTACTGGTAGGCAAGTACATTTTGCCAATGGCTTTCTGCACCTGAAAAATATCATAACATGGGGTACAATTGTCTGGTCTAACAATTAAGAATCTCTGCTACAGTCTTGCCTCTGGGGAGGATCATGAGCATGCTACAAACAATGCCCCCTTTCTGCCCTTAATAGCTGTCACATGTGGTAGCCAGAAAGGGATCTCCACTGTGAAATTGCTGCAACAGATACCCTTTCTACAGCTTACAGGGGTGCATGATTACTGTTAAATAGACTACCCTAGCCCACAACAAGCTTATTGTATAAAGGCATTTTCCTGCAGTCTTTCCCAGTGGGGGCATGATTTAAAGTCCGTAATCCTCCCAGAAATGTCACAGCAATTTAGGGACTTACCTTATTGTCTGCTTGGTAGGAAGGGATCATAAGACCAGGTATTGTTTATTGTAGGGCAGGCCTGTaagtgaaaagaaagaaactgaAAGAAGGGCTGATGTATTTCTGATTGAAGAAAGGAATGGAAAATTTGTTCTACCTGTGTACGTGGAGGTAAAAGAAGAGGGTAGATACCTTTGTCAGAGTTAAATTTTTGATGCGTATGCAAAGAATTGCAAAGACATAGAATTTTATGATGTATATCTTTACGACTCTCTGAAAGTGTTTAAATTTTGATTACATGTTTAAAATCATGTGTTTCCTCCAGCTTGTAAGGAACTCTGCCTTCTTTGCCTAAGCAAGTGTACTAGTATTTAAGATGCTGATCATATTTTCCTCGCTATGATGCATTGTTTATTGTGTAACACTTGTCTTCATAAACTTTCTTGTATTCTGCTAGAAAATCAGCAAAGGTTAACCTTACCCCCAGGCCCTGTAGTTGTCTAGGTTTGGATTGTTTTAAACTTGACTGTGATGAGTTTGTTGAACTTAATTGTCATTTGTTGCATTGCAGGGCAAAGTATTCACCTTTGACAGAGTATTCAAGCCAACAACaacacaagaacaagtctacaACCTCGCCGCCAAAGCTATCGTCAAAGGTCTGTTAAAATTACCATAGCATCATTTTGTATGTTCACAGTCGTTTGAAAGATATAGAATAGTTGTAGTTGTATTGTAATCTTGACGATTCTGTGACATGAAAGCCCAAAAACCTGCATGTCACTAGAACAACAGTATCCTGCATGTTACCTATGTGACTTTGTGGATTCTTTTTAGTCAgggatatcaaaaccagaacaTGCAAAACATTTTGTGCAAGTCAAGACGACATATTTGTTCTCTTCTTttcttgcagtgtttttcacacTATTTTGTCTTCATGTTTTCCATGTAGATGTACTGGATGGCTACAATGGAACAATATTCGCATATGGACAGACGTCCAGTGGGAAAACACATACAATGGAGGTAAGGGATATAGAGTTTATAAACTCTTTTCCATGTCAAGCTTACAGCAAACAAAGCATTTGCAGCACTGCTTGACAGGATTGAAATCAAAGAGAAGTTCAATAATAGATAACAGAATAAACCTTAGAAGACAGAAGCCTCGTAAAGGATTGCTTGGTAGCTTACTTAGCCTTAAATGAGGCATCAAGGAAATACATCTTCATTTGTGATGCCCATTAAGTGCCTTAAGAGGATTAAAGAAGGAAAGGTTTAGAAGTAGCCAGGCATAATGGCCACATTAATTGTGAGGCTGATCTAGATGAAGTGATGGGAAATCAGTAACTGATGAAGTACAGAGTAAAATTTGGATGGCCAGAGGGTTGTACCAGGATAATCAGAAGAGTTGCAGGAGGCAGGTTTGTGAAATACCAAAATTGTGTTTCTTATTGCTGACTTCTGTCACAATTATTTTTCCTGGCACAGCCCTaaattgatacagatacaggtattaATCTTACTAACAGCAAAAAAGGTTTTGTCAAAAGtaataaaatgataaattttcATAACTAATTGCTATTTCTCCatacatatgtacttgaaaaaacaAGGTAGTTAACCAGTGAACACATCGATTTGGGCTTGTGTAAGATGAAGACTGTAAGAATCAGTTGAGTCCAAGCTATACTCTGTACTTGTATGTGACTGTACTGACCCCCATGTACGTTCCAGGGAGTACTACATGACTTTTCACAGCGGGGCATCATACCACGTATTGTGGACGACATCTTCAACCATATCTACAGTATGGACGAAAACCTTGAGTTCCATATAAAGGCAAGTGGTAAACAAGAAACAAGACTGAAGCAGTGTCTTCCACAGCTTAGAAAACAGCATGGTGAACATCATTTCCCTCCCCCtgaccaattttttttcagtcccCATGGCTATATGTTTGTCTCCATGCAGATTTTTTTTAGACATGTTCAAACCCATGTTCTTTGGTCTAGTTTCACACAAATTAGACTCTCTGTTGTTTCAGCCCCTTATTTTTTTTAGTTGAGATTACAAAGAGTTTTCCCCGTACATGTATCTCACCATGCTGTCGAAAAGGCTTGTGGAAGACACTGCATGCTGTCGGTAAGACTCTAACCACGGAGCTATCTACGCTTCCCTTCGCAGGGCGTTCTCCACGATCCCATCCAGCGTGGCATCATCCCTCGCATCGTTGACGATATTTTCAACCATATCTACAGTATGGATGAAAACCTTGAGTTCCATATCAAGGTAGGTGGTTCGGGTTGGTAACTGTCGCCTTTCTCACAGCTGGAGTGTCCCTGTCCTGGCTCGACACTGCAAGCATGGAAGCAGATCATTCACAAGCACACAGAACCTTAGTCATTTGACTTGTAAGGACTATGCCAGGAAAGAAAAAGTATAGTCACTATTATAGCAGTTCAAATGAAACGGTTCAACATGTCTAGATGTACGTACAAAAGTTtcgtaaaaaaacaaaagaagtatCTGCTTGCACCTacccatttttattttgtttcttctggCACAGTCCTTagtttatgtatgttgttttcaaaacattgatgctatttcttaattttttttaaggTAGATTATTTCCTGTGCGTCTTCTCCATTGAGCCATGCCTATTTTGTGTGACGACCTCCTTATTCATCTTGATATGTTGttctagtacatttgtataccctTACGTTTGCACCACTGAATGTGTTGGAATACATTGGATTGCCTTTTTGCAGTGTATTATTGTGCATGGTATCCATTAcattttgcttttattttcattcGTTGTTACTTTTGTGTTATTTGTCAGATTACATGGTGTGGTACGTGTGAACttaatgtgtgtttttgtcatgCTAGAAATCCATGCCAATAATCCTATTCATCCCAACTACTGATGATCTTCTATCAGCAGCTTGGCTGAAAAGGGTTAATGGGTACTTCCTAGTTCTGTCACAGATCTTAAAGAACAAGGTGTTAGATAATGCAGCTTGCTGCAAAAATGTATGCACTAAATACAAAGAAATATCATGAAAGGAACTGTGTACATGTTCAAAAACAGTGTgcatgctgtacatgtacgtccATGAATGTGATATACCGGTAAATACTGTTTGGCTTGTTCATGCGACTGAACTTCTAATTCATCTCTCCCAAAAGGTGACATATGTTGAGGTTTACATGGACAAAATTAGAGACCTTCTGGATGGTAAGTGTTGCAGTTATTGTTAGTGGTGGGGGCTGACTTCTTTCTTCTCTCTGTTTCCTCCTCACTACAGGTTTCTTATTTTGAAATTTACATGGACAAAATTAGGGATCTCCTTGATGGTATGTTTGTCCCGGTTCTTCTCTTACTGATTGCTGTgcctctttaaccttctccctgctgcctaaccctgtaaccattAGAAAGTTGGTGCCAAAATGCTACTttaacagggagaaggttaagtgtaACGATAAACATGTAGCTCTGAGAGTGAGAGTAGACTAGTATCTAAAGGCTGTAGATGGATGCAATTGCTGTGAGTGTGCAATAGGCATAGAGCAATGGCATAATGTACAATGCATGCATTGCCTGTTTAGAGAACATGAAGTTATGTCGCATTGTCCACAGCACTGTGTGATCAAGGTATTTGCAGTAGTTATAGTTTAGTACAGTGCTGAGTCATATTCCTGTTTGTACAATGACTGATAAAATGTTCAACTTCCTTCCAGTACAAAAGACTAACCTGTCGGTACATGAAGACAAGAACAGGGTTCCCTACGTCAAGGTAAGATTGTTTACCATTTGTTGCAACAATTAATTACATACAAAGATATCTCAAACATGCCTGATAAACTGGTTAAGACAAAAATATTTGCAAGAAGGCAATGTCTTACTTATGTATATTGAGCCAGCTCCGAGTTTTTTGAGAAAGGTTGTCTGAACATGTGGATTTTTTCAGGGTGCAACCGAGCGGTTTGTGTCAAGTCCAGAGGAGGTGATGGACACAATAGATGAAGGCAAAAGCAACAGACACGTGGCTGTAACAAGTGAGTTCAGCCTTCTTTTCACGACTTATCTTCTGTACATGATTCTGGAGATACTTGAAGTTCAAActtcaaattttaaaatcaGCATAGCAGCACATGGTACTCAATGTAGACAGTACTGAATCGCTTTGATTTTTTCAGAATTGATTAATCAAAAGCAAAACAGCATTGCATCAATGACCAAAACTGACCAAGACTTATATGAAATCCACGGAATTAAAAAGTTGTTGTACTGTTTACCGTAAAGATAGATTAGAAATATCTGAATGCGTTTTCAAGACGATTGCTTGAAGTCCTAATTCAAGTCAAACTATTGGATAAATGTAACAAAGTGAGTTGACAATCATGCAATTACCCATTTAAAACTCCTAACCAACCATTGGAATATTGACATATGACATCTACCTGTAATGGCTGACTCTGTGTTCCCCACCCAGACATGAACGAGCACAGCTCCCGCAGCCACAGTATCTTCCTCATCCATGTCAAGCAGGAGAATCTGGAGACAGAGAAGAAGCTGCATGGGAAACTCTATCTGGTCGACTTGGCTGGCAGTGAAAAGGTCGGGATCTTCTGTTGAGACTTCATCAGTTCCTGAATGGCAGCACAGAGTCTCTTTTAAACTGCTTAGTGCTGCAGTAATGGAATAGAATCTCAAACTGAATGTGAATTATATGAGGACGGAAAAAAGAGGATATATGAAGGGCCAAAACTGGAAATTTAAAATTGGTACCATTTAAGTTCTCTGTTTACAAATTCCATTGCTGTGAATTCAAACCGAGTACTTTCCACTCAACAGTTGAATATAGATTAATAAATATTCTCTTAAGACTAGTACTGATACATTTCCTTTAATACCACTTCTGTAGGTGAGCAAGACTGGTGCTGAGGGCACTGTGCTGGATGAAGCCAAGAACATCAACAAATCTTTGTCTGCCCTGGGAAATGTTGTCTCTGCATTAGCTGAAGGAAAGGTAATATCATCCCTATTATTACATTGCTTTTCTATAGTTTTCAGTGGAAAACCTTGCAAAAACTGAAATGTATCTATAAGTATAAGCCCTAAGCTTGAATCAATCCTCTAAAAATCTTGAGGGCTTAGAGTCCAATTTTAATCTGAAGTACGCTGCTGATTTTCTTTCCAACAGAAAGCGTACATCCCTTATCGAGACAGCAAAATTACCAGAATCCTCCCTATCAGGATATTGCTAACCTGTACTTGTCAGTAACAAGCCTTGCAAAAACCAAGACCCTTTTATAAGTACATGACCTAAACCTTAAGAATCATTCCTATGGACTTATCTAATTAGTACATTGCTGTGTTTTTCTTTCCCACAGAAAGCGTACATCCCCTATCGAGACAGCAAGATGACCAGAATCCTCCAGGAGGCGCTGGGTGGAAACTCACGtaccaccatcatcatctgtGCTTCCCCGTCCTCCTACAACGAGTTCGAGACCAAGTCCACCCTCATGTTCGGCCAGCGAGCCAAGACAATCAAGAACACTGTTACTGTCAACCTGGAGCTTACCGCAGAGGAATGGAGGAAAAAGTAcgagaaggagaaggaaaagaacgcaAAGCTACGCGCTTTGCTGCAGCGGTACGAGGCTGAGGTGTCCAAGTATGGGCTTGGTAAGTATGAGTATATCCGTAGTGTTAATCATTGGCCATCCCTCCTGTAGATGTCACTACATCCATTGCTTCTCATTTCATCTGAACTTTGCAAGTATGCTGATACTGTACTTTGGAACAGAACTTTCATTTGTATGATCTTGTAGATCTATATGTGAATTTGTTCGAAAAAGGTATTCACACTTCTAGAACCGACCAATGTGAAGAAAAATCGAAAATTCAGCACTCATCATATTTCATGTCTTACCATTTATCACCAAATCACATATCTTATGCATCACCAGAAAGACAtatattttcttcttccttcCTTTCCACTTTCTACCTGTTCTATTCTTTCCTGCTCAAAATGTCATATTCACCTCAAATTTCTCTTTCTGACTCAAGAAACCTTAGATCTTACTGATCCTGCCCTTCTAGACAGTAAGTTCTTCCTTTACCACATAATACCCTGTGATGTGTTGGTAACATTTGATGCTGAATTATAGATACACTTTGTCTTTTTCTGTGctttttcaaaactttctttAATCTATTATACTTATATAGTTTGTCTTTTAGTCTACAGTATGTCATAATTTTGTGGTAGACATAATTCTATCTCTTAGCATGTCATTCATTATCATTGACTATTGATTTGAATTTTACTGATAAATTTCTGTTCTAATAGATGTCATATTTGTTTGCATGCTACACAACATCACATTCTAACAATTCACCCGATTTTAGCACTAAATCCAACAAATTAAGTCATCTCTCCTATTTGCAGCATTAAACCACCACATTCACACCCAACCACAGGTCAAAACTTGCCAATACTTTTCTTTCAGGAAGAAATTTCGAAAATCTATGTAGCTTTTTCCAGTTTCCAAATTCCCTTTATTTGTCGACCAAAGCAAAACTGATTACAAAACATCAATTATATCACGAACTGTGCCCTTCTACAAGACTTCAACAGAAAGACATTACATGAAACTGCAATGCAGCTGTGTGTGATGGGGTGTTAGATTCCCATGTCGTACTCAACTAgccattctctctctctttctccttgCCCCTTGCCACCCTCCCTGCTTCTGCATGCAGCACAATGTAAGTCCCCAGGATGTCTTCAGAACTTATCCCATTCTTACTATTCTGCCTAACTCCTCTAACCTACTTACTGTGTACGAGTAGTTTCGGTATATAGTGTTAGTGACTCTTTGAAGGGAGAGCTGTACTCAGGATGCTGTGTATCAGATTGCACAGATTTCATTTTAATCTAGATATACATGATAAATACAAGATATGCATGATGAATTATTAACTGATTCCAGACAACTATGGAATGAATCCTTCATCTGAATATTGGCTATTAAATTCTTATTGAAGGCAGCTatattgctacatgtatgttgtgtaatGATGCACATTATTAGAACTTAAAGAAATCGTCTTTCTTACTCTTTAGAAAAACATATTGGTCCAAATTGTCCTAGTTAAGCATCACTTATTGTTACCTCAATATGAATATGTCATTAAAAAGAGGAGATCATAGAAATTTCCAGACTAGTACTTTCTTACTAAGTATGTACTAAGTACTTTATCCTGCCGCATATGCCGGGATGGGCGTCAGTGGGAGGTGTACTCAAACCAATAGTCAATACACATTTTATATAAGATCATGAGTTTTCTAAAGTGACTTGACTAAAGCATTTTTGCATCATCATGATCCTAACTTTTCTTCAGAATGGACAACCTGACAGGAAAGCTGTTGTTTATTATCCCAGCTTACGAATGTTGAACCGTTCCCAGGTGATGCTGTCCCTGTGGACGTACTGAAGGGTATTCTGGCTGACAAGTCTGCTGTGGTGGACAACACCCCCGCGCCGCCCACCATCGAGGCCGTGAACAACAATGCCAACGTCCAGGCTGTGGCTGTGAGCGATGAAGAGATGCGCAAGTTTGAGGAGGAGAGAACTCAGCTCTACCTGCAACTGGATGAGAAGGTAGAAAAGTACATCCTTACACAAGAACATGATAGACTTTTGAATCTTGTTCTTCAATGAAGTCTTAAAAGCCTACACAATTCTGGACAAGAgcatgctaaactttcttccaaaagcCATCTTGTAATTCAATGAAATATTAAAATcctatcatatatcatatcagaTGTTGAAAATCAACTTGAAGTCTAAAAGAATATTATAGTTAGATTTTTAAGTAGTACAGAAATTAAAAGTTGAACTACACATTAATAAGAGTGCTCTTTTGCTCATCGTACCATTTCAACATGTGAAAAAAGTATGTGATGATTGCAAACTTTCATCTGATTTTTTACTAAACATACGTCCTGTTTGTTGTTAAACATAAATCTAGAAATCTAGaattattgtacattttctgtggaaaacaaacattttttctttctgcAGGACAACGAGATTAGCCAGCAGAGCGTGATGGTGGAGAAGTTGAACTGCCAGATGATGGAGCAGAACGAGCTGCTCAACCAGACTCGGCGGGACTTTGAGACCCTCCAGGTCAGAAACACAGCCTTCATGATTCATGGACTCCTCGCAGATAACAGCTTTTAGTGACCTGTTGTGATCAAAAGCTAGAAAATCTGGATGACAACATGTTCAGTCATAGTCTTGTCTAGCCATGTATGCATGTAATGGTAAACATTCCATTGAACATTGGTCTCTTTGAGTTTGTAAAATCATGTAATGTAGTGTTTAGTCTCAAGTTAGATAGAATTCTTTGGTAATGTTATATAAGCAaaggtgtacatgtgtagatgttaATCTCGATGTTTAGTACTGCTCGACCTTGCCATTGTTCCTGTTACAATTATTGTGCTAAAAGTTTGATTGAATCAAGAATTCTATTGTGTAAATAGATAGAAATGAACATGCCATAAATTTGACCCCGTTTACAATTGTTGGGCAGTAAAGTTTGATTGAATCAAAAATTCTATTGTGTAAATAGAtgaatttgccatacattgtacccatTACAATTGTTGGGCAGTAAAGTTTTGATTGAGTCAAAAATTCTGTTGTCTGAATAGATGGAGATGAACCGACTGCAGTCTGAGAATGATGCAGCAAAGGAGGAGGTGAAGGAGGTTCTTCAGGCCCTTGAGGAGCTGGCTGTCAACTACGACCAGAAGTCTCAGGAGGTGGAGGAGAAGATGAAGGAGAACGAGCAGCTGAACGATGAACTCAGCCAAAAACAGGTCACTCTTTGAGtctacaaccttgtcttgacttaggcccgatttacacacaaggtTTCGGAGTTGACTctgggctgtgtgtgaggagctttagGCTGCTCAAGtacctactagaaaacgctacttgagtggcctagggttctccttgcacagtcctgagtcacCTCCAAGTCGATTCAAAAACCCAGCCATAGTCTTTtattgaaccatcctaaatTGTTTTTACCTCATTAACGTATCGATgctgagttttggtataaaaactggttctccagttcttgcctttagtcactgacaaaagatagcagatgctgtctgaaagttatgtttcaaaattatatccagttgcttgagcgaCTGGCTTTTGGCAGGTGACTCTTTggactttgaactttatttcacATCTTTAAAATGTTGGCACTAAAGCATAGCCATGTGCAGAATACAAGTAGTCATAAAATCCTAACAAATAGTAACTAAGCATATATCAAACAACTTAAAGAGtttataaaaaaagaaagaatgggAAGCCAtagttttttaattttttttatattcaagtAAGAAGGCATTACAGACATAGTGGTGATGCACTCAATTTGACAAACTTATATTAGCGATACaactaaatatatatacacaagacaTAAAAGTGAAAAGATAAGAATACAATACTTTGTTGCATTAACTTGTTACGAAATAATAATGAAGTAATAGGAAGGCATATTGACTAATAACATGGCATATACTACAGTGCATCCTATCTCAACAAAGTAAGATAGCCAGAGTGTAACCGTAGGATTTGTTGCCATGCTGTAGACCTCTCTACGGAGTACTGAAGGGGAACTGCAGACCATCAAGGAGGTCCAGACCCACCAGCGCAAGCGGGTCAGCGAGATGATGGTCAGTCTGCTGAAGGACCTGGGCGAGATCGGTATCACTCTGGGCACCAAACCCgcagatacaaatgtaaggaAGTCTTTATGTATGATGTCAGCAAACTTCTACAATGTACCACAATCTTGCTCCTATAGCAAAACAAGATGGGGAACATACATGAAGCTAGCAAAAATTTAAAGATATTGTTATATAGAGGGTTGTCAGAACGTTTTTGAGAACACTTGTATGTAAAATAGAAATATGGGGGAGGGGTACTTTGATATTGTTGTCTTGTCTCCACTTTTAGCTAACTCTGACttcttttaccttttttatATCATTGATTAAAGATCCAGCCAGGAAAATTTGCAGAGGTAAGATTAATGTAAAATGGTCTCTGTCCTGCCATGCATGTACATTGAAGCTCAGACAGACTTGATACTTAATACTCCCGAAACTGAAATGCATAAGTATGTTGTGCCATGAATGAAACGATCCAACATGTGCTATGAGAATGCTGAGCGAATCTGAGCTAACTGTTGACTTGGTTTCTTCTCACCATTAGAACACATCTGGGGAGGTGAACGGGAAGATCGAAGAGGAATTCACAATGGCTCGACTCTTTGTCAGCAAGATGAAGTCAGAGGTGAAGGCACTTGCAACGGTAAGTTTCAACATCATCAATGGCTCAATGGTTTTtaattttattcagtaagaatcTCTCGGGCAACAACACCCGAATTAAGTCCTTATTACAGAGGATATACAGTATAGACCACATTGAAACAATGACTTGTTACACTTGACGTAACATTGTCACTTAAAAACATCATGTAAAATATTCCTGTCATCATAACTTCTGCAGTGCGGACTGTGGTTCACCTTCAAAACAGCACTGATATAACAACTTTTCCAAACTTACtagaaatgtttttacaaacGTTAACATGTAAGGTAGTCTTTAGATAGATTCTTGAGAAAGACAAAGTCGAAACCAGTCAAATTCAGTCTCAGCCCAAGCTCCGAATGAAATTAGTATTTAGAAAGTGTATACTGTACATACCATTGTACCATTAAATTTCAGTGCACACAATACaacaattaaaaacaaattctttTCAAAGTAAGCTGTCAGCAATTGATCATGACTGTTGTAAGTTTTCTTCATGTCTTGCTTGTGTTGTAACAGAGAT
Coding sequences:
- the LOC136447201 gene encoding kinesin heavy chain-like isoform X9, with amino-acid sequence MTDPSECSIKVVCRFRPMNAAETAAGSRPISKFPADDTVNIQGKVFTFDRVFKPTTTQEQVYNLAAKAIVKDVLDGYNGTIFAYGQTSSGKTHTMEGVLHDPIQRGIIPRIVDDIFNHIYSMDENLEFHIKVSYFEIYMDKIRDLLDVQKTNLSVHEDKNRVPYVKGATERFVSSPEEVMDTIDEGKSNRHVAVTNMNEHSSRSHSIFLIHVKQENLETEKKLHGKLYLVDLAGSEKVSKTGAEGTVLDEAKNINKSLSALGNVVSALAEGKKAYIPYRDSKMTRILQEALGGNSRTTIIICASPSSYNEFETKSTLMFGQRAKTIKNTVTVNLELTAEEWRKKYEKEKEKNAKLRALLQRYEAEVSKYGLGDAVPVDVLKGILADKSAVVDNTPAPPTIEAVNNNANVQAVAVSDEEMRKFEEERTQLYLQLDEKDNEISQQSVMVEKLNCQMMEQNELLNQTRRDFETLQMEMNRLQSENDAAKEEVKEVLQALEELAVNYDQKSQEVEEKMKENEQLNDELSQKQTSLRSTEGELQTIKEVQTHQRKRVSEMMVSLLKDLGEIGITLGTKPADTNNTSGEVNGKIEEEFTMARLFVSKMKSEVKALATRCQTLEITNTDCNKKMDENEKELGQCRMLIQQHEVKMRSLIESMKDVEHKKRSLEESVDSLNEELAELHSSEELRVAALRDKEEKHAEKIESTLQMKSTLEKQIESHREAHQKQVARLRDEIEQKQGHIDQLRDQNQKMILEHEKLQSDYEKLKEEEAEKSRKLAELTLQTDRRQQAQADLKGLEETVAKELQTLHNLRKLFVQDLQQRVKRSQNNEDDDTGASAAQKQKISFLENNLDQLTKVHKQLVRDNADLRCELPKLEKRLRATAERVKSLEAALKDAKEGAMRDRKRYQHEVDRIKDAVRQRNMARRGHGGAQVAKPIRPGQPIGAGIRGGSPGMSNGPSIRGGGGLSPSREQNPNIMNSPTSPRGDAESSRKLPNVPVALPNRGGVRMSDAADFKDAMRSSRARKLPTGGPGVPAVQVVPRTSESSEAKS
- the LOC136447201 gene encoding kinesin heavy chain-like isoform X4; translated protein: MTDPSECSIKVVCRFRPMNAAETAAGSRPISKFPADDTVNIQGKVFTFDRVFKPTTTQEQVYNLAAKAIVKDVLDGYNGTIFAYGQTSSGKTHTMEGVLHDPIQRGIIPRIVDDIFNHIYSMDENLEFHIKVSYFEIYMDKIRDLLDVQKTNLSVHEDKNRVPYVKGATERFVSSPEEVMDTIDEGKSNRHVAVTNMNEHSSRSHSIFLIHVKQENLETEKKLHGKLYLVDLAGSEKVSKTGAEGTVLDEAKNINKSLSALGNVVSALAEGKKAYIPYRDSKMTRILQEALGGNSRTTIIICASPSSYNEFETKSTLMFGQRAKTIKNTVTVNLELTAEEWRKKYEKEKEKNAKLRALLQRYEAEVSKYGLETLDLTDPALLDSDAVPVDVLKGILADKSAVVDNTPAPPTIEAVNNNANVQAVAVSDEEMRKFEEERTQLYLQLDEKDNEISQQSVMVEKLNCQMMEQNELLNQTRRDFETLQMEMNRLQSENDAAKEEVKEVLQALEELAVNYDQKSQEVEEKMKENEQLNDELSQKQTSLRSTEGELQTIKEVQTHQRKRVSEMMVSLLKDLGEIGITLGTKPADTNIQPGKFAENTSGEVNGKIEEEFTMARLFVSKMKSEVKALATRCQTLEITNTDCNKKMDENEKELGQCRMLIQQHEVKMRSLIESMKDVEHKKRSLEESVDSLNEELAELHSSEELRVAALRDKEEKHAEKIESTLQMKSTLEKQIESHREAHQKQVARLRDEIEQKQGHIDQLRDQNQKMILEHEKLQSDYEKLKEEEAEKSRKLAELTLQTDRRQQAQADLKGLEETVAKELQTLHNLRKLFVQDLQQRVKRSQNNEDDDTGASAAQKQKISFLENNLDQLTKVHKQLVRDNADLRCELPKLEKRLRATAERVKSLEAALKDAKEGAMRDRKRYQHEVDRIKDAVRQRNMARRGHGGAQVAKPIRPGQPIGAGIRGGSPGMSNGPSIRGGGGLSPSREQNPNIMNSPTSPRGDAESSRKLPNVPVALPNRGGVRMSDAADFKDAMRSSRARKLPTGGPGVPAVQVVPRTSESSEAKS
- the LOC136447201 gene encoding kinesin heavy chain-like isoform X7 encodes the protein MTDPSECSIKVVCRFRPMNAAETAAGSRPISKFPADDTVNIQGKVFTFDRVFKPTTTQEQVYNLAAKAIVKDVLDGYNGTIFAYGQTSSGKTHTMEGVLHDFSQRGIIPRIVDDIFNHIYSMDENLEFHIKVTYVEVYMDKIRDLLDVQKTNLSVHEDKNRVPYVKGATERFVSSPEEVMDTIDEGKSNRHVAVTNMNEHSSRSHSIFLIHVKQENLETEKKLHGKLYLVDLAGSEKVSKTGAEGTVLDEAKNINKSLSALGNVVSALAEGKKAYIPYRDSKMTRILQEALGGNSRTTIIICASPSSYNEFETKSTLMFGQRAKTIKNTVTVNLELTAEEWRKKYEKEKEKNAKLRALLQRYEAEVSKYGLGDAVPVDVLKGILADKSAVVDNTPAPPTIEAVNNNANVQAVAVSDEEMRKFEEERTQLYLQLDEKDNEISQQSVMVEKLNCQMMEQNELLNQTRRDFETLQMEMNRLQSENDAAKEEVKEVLQALEELAVNYDQKSQEVEEKMKENEQLNDELSQKQTSLRSTEGELQTIKEVQTHQRKRVSEMMVSLLKDLGEIGITLGTKPADTNIQPGKFAENTSGEVNGKIEEEFTMARLFVSKMKSEVKALATRCQTLEITNTDCNKKMDENEKELGQCRMLIQQHEVKMRSLIESMKDVEHKKRSLEESVDSLNEELAELHSSEELRVAALRDKEEKHAEKIESTLQMKSTLEKQIESHREAHQKQVARLRDEIEQKQGHIDQLRDQNQKMILEHEKLQSDYEKLKEEEAEKSRKLAELTLQTDRRQQAQADLKGLEETVAKELQTLHNLRKLFVQDLQQRVKRSQNNEDDDTGASAAQKQKISFLENNLDQLTKVHKQLVRDNADLRCELPKLEKRLRATAERVKSLEAALKDAKEGAMRDRKRYQHEVDRIKDAVRQRNMARRGHGGAQVAKPIRPGQPIGAGIRGGSPGMSNGPSIRGGGGLSPSREQNPNIMNSPTSPRGDAESSRKLPNVPVALPNRGGVRMSDAADFKDAMRSSRARKLPTGGPGVPAVQVVPRTSESSEAKS